From one Rhizobium lentis genomic stretch:
- the ybgF gene encoding tol-pal system protein YbgF → MKKLVVAGMLCLAAVTGSERAAYSASFFGLHLGGRSAEQQPAPPVVKVQSGDAEIRVQQLEEQLRQLNGRIEEMSFQLLQMQETIRKQQEDNEFRFQQLEKTGASGGAKAPVKKSETDAAPAASGSDDVARVIQAPQGAETAPSTDVPDNTGLGQPPKQLGSIEFDQNGNAIGGTVDENATIGSGPIPNANGGTPQQTASLGSEADQYKAAYGHVLSGDYGTAEQEFNQFIARYPSSARAADANFWLGEALYSQGKYNEAAKTFLNAHQKYGGTEKAPEMLLKLGMSLAALDNKETACATLREVSKRYPKASRAVIGKVASEQKRLAC, encoded by the coding sequence ATGAAGAAACTTGTCGTGGCAGGCATGCTGTGCCTCGCGGCTGTGACCGGGAGCGAACGAGCGGCTTATTCAGCCTCGTTCTTCGGGCTGCATCTCGGCGGCCGATCGGCGGAACAGCAGCCGGCCCCACCCGTCGTCAAGGTGCAGAGCGGCGACGCGGAAATCCGCGTGCAGCAGCTCGAGGAGCAGTTGCGGCAATTGAACGGCCGGATCGAAGAGATGAGCTTTCAGCTCCTGCAGATGCAGGAGACGATCCGCAAGCAGCAGGAAGACAATGAATTCCGCTTCCAGCAGTTGGAAAAGACGGGTGCCAGCGGCGGTGCCAAGGCTCCTGTCAAGAAGAGCGAGACCGATGCCGCGCCGGCAGCTTCCGGCAGCGACGACGTCGCCAGAGTGATCCAAGCACCGCAGGGGGCCGAAACGGCTCCCTCCACCGATGTGCCTGATAATACCGGTCTCGGCCAGCCGCCGAAGCAGCTCGGCTCGATCGAGTTCGATCAGAACGGCAACGCGATCGGCGGAACCGTCGACGAGAACGCCACCATCGGTTCCGGTCCGATTCCCAATGCCAATGGCGGGACGCCACAGCAGACGGCCTCGCTCGGTAGCGAGGCGGATCAGTACAAGGCGGCCTATGGCCACGTGCTGTCAGGCGATTACGGCACGGCCGAGCAGGAGTTCAACCAGTTCATCGCTCGCTACCCGAGCAGCGCGCGGGCGGCGGACGCCAATTTCTGGCTCGGCGAAGCGCTCTATTCGCAGGGCAAATACAACGAGGCGGCCAAGACGTTCCTCAACGCGCATCAGAAATACGGCGGCACGGAAAAGGCGCCGGAAATGCTGCTGAAGCTCGGCATGTCGCTTGCTGCGCTCGACAATAAGGAGACGGCTTGCGCGACGCTGCGCGAAGTCTCGAAGCGCTATCCGAAGGCCTCACGCGCCGTCATAGGCAAGGTCGCGAGCGAACAGAAGCGCCTCGCCTGCTGA
- the serA gene encoding phosphoglycerate dehydrogenase, with amino-acid sequence MAPRVLVSDELSETAVQIFRDRGVEVDFEPQLGKDKDRLLEVIGKYDGLAIRSATKVTEKIIGAATNLKVVGRAGIGVDNVDIPAASRRGIIVMNTPFGNSITTAEHAIALMFAVARQLPAADTSTQAGKWEKSKFMGVEITGKTLGVIGAGNIGSIVCSRAIGLKMHVVAYDPFLSKERAEEMGVTKVELDELFARADFITLHVPMTDKTRGILNKEALAKTKPGVRIINCARGGLVDEAALAEAIKSGHVAGAAFDVFEVEPAKESPLFGLPNVVCTPHLGASTTEAQENVALQVAEQMSDYLVNGAVSNAINMPSITAEEAPILKPFIRLADVLGAFVGQVTEEPIKEIEILYDGVTANMNTRALTSAVLAGLIRPQVADVNMVSAPIMIKEKGIVLSEVKRDKTGVFDGYIKLTVTTESMTRSVAGTVFSDGKPRFIQIKGINLDADVGSHMIYITNTDVPGMIGFIGTTLGSAGVNIANFQLGRDKQGGDAIALLYVDGEVEDGVLAQLTAHQAIRQAKLLTFNID; translated from the coding sequence ATGGCACCTCGCGTTCTCGTATCCGACGAATTGTCGGAAACCGCCGTCCAGATCTTCCGCGATCGTGGCGTCGAAGTCGATTTCGAACCGCAGCTCGGCAAGGACAAGGATCGTCTGCTCGAAGTCATCGGCAAGTATGACGGCCTCGCTATCCGCTCCGCCACCAAGGTGACGGAAAAAATCATCGGGGCGGCGACGAACCTCAAGGTCGTCGGCCGCGCCGGCATCGGCGTCGACAATGTCGATATCCCGGCCGCCTCGCGCCGCGGCATCATCGTCATGAACACGCCCTTCGGCAATTCGATCACCACGGCCGAACATGCGATCGCGCTGATGTTCGCCGTCGCCCGCCAGCTGCCTGCGGCAGATACCTCGACGCAGGCCGGCAAATGGGAAAAGTCGAAATTCATGGGCGTCGAGATCACCGGCAAGACGCTCGGCGTCATCGGCGCTGGCAATATCGGCTCGATCGTCTGCTCCCGCGCCATCGGCCTGAAGATGCATGTCGTCGCCTACGACCCGTTCCTTTCCAAGGAGCGCGCCGAGGAGATGGGCGTCACCAAGGTCGAGCTGGACGAACTTTTCGCCCGCGCCGATTTCATCACGCTGCATGTGCCGATGACCGACAAGACACGCGGCATCCTCAACAAGGAAGCTTTGGCAAAGACGAAGCCCGGCGTGCGCATCATCAACTGCGCCCGCGGCGGCCTGGTCGATGAGGCAGCCCTTGCCGAAGCCATCAAGTCCGGCCATGTTGCCGGTGCCGCCTTCGACGTCTTCGAAGTCGAGCCTGCCAAGGAAAGCCCGCTCTTCGGCCTGCCGAACGTCGTCTGCACGCCGCATCTCGGCGCTTCGACGACCGAAGCGCAGGAAAACGTCGCCCTGCAGGTCGCCGAACAGATGTCGGACTACCTCGTCAACGGCGCCGTCTCCAACGCCATCAACATGCCGTCGATCACCGCGGAAGAAGCGCCGATCCTGAAGCCCTTCATCCGTCTCGCCGATGTTCTCGGCGCCTTCGTCGGCCAGGTCACCGAAGAGCCGATCAAGGAGATCGAAATCCTCTACGACGGCGTTACCGCCAATATGAACACGCGGGCGCTGACGAGCGCGGTGCTTGCCGGCCTCATCCGCCCGCAGGTCGCCGACGTCAACATGGTTTCGGCGCCGATCATGATCAAGGAAAAGGGCATCGTGCTGTCCGAGGTCAAGCGCGACAAGACAGGTGTCTTCGACGGTTACATCAAGCTGACGGTGACCACCGAAAGCATGACCCGTTCGGTCGCCGGTACGGTGTTTTCGGATGGCAAGCCGCGCTTCATCCAGATCAAGGGCATCAACCTCGATGCGGATGTCGGCTCGCATATGATCTATATCACCAATACCGACGTCCCCGGCATGATCGGCTTCATCGGCACGACGCTCGGTAGTGCCGGCGTCAACATCGCCAACTTCCAGCTTGGCCGCGACAAGCAGGGTGGCGACGCCATCGCGCTGCTCTATGTCGACGGCGAGGTGGAGGATGGGGTGCTTGCACAGCTGACGGCTCACCAGGCAATCCGGCAGGCAAAGCTGCTGACCTTCAACATCGACTAA
- a CDS encoding outer membrane protein, translating to MKRSLSGIFATLLIVTNAYSADFAPAEPIPEQPPEVTVSEATGWYLRGDVGYAFTDLRGARYFQGSNATEVDFDDADLDDAWTIGGGVGYQINSYLRTDLTFDYLTEADFRGSTVGQCGFPLVDCTSTDRSSLTAYTLLANAYVDLGTYGYVTPYVGAGIGGSYVKWKNLRNVACADDGSFCDDEVTHGGRGSWRFTYALMAGASVDVTCNFKADVGYRYLHIDGGNMFGYAENGGPGRDRGLSAHEVRVGGRYLFGGCAQASYEPPPEIPLQQPVYK from the coding sequence ATGAAAAGAAGCTTGTCCGGCATCTTCGCGACATTGTTGATCGTGACAAATGCCTATTCCGCGGACTTCGCTCCTGCCGAGCCCATCCCGGAGCAGCCACCGGAGGTGACCGTCAGTGAGGCGACCGGTTGGTACTTGCGCGGCGACGTCGGCTATGCCTTTACCGATCTGCGCGGCGCCCGCTATTTCCAGGGCAGCAACGCCACGGAAGTCGATTTCGACGACGCCGACCTCGACGACGCGTGGACGATCGGCGGTGGTGTCGGTTACCAGATCAACAGCTATCTGCGCACCGATCTAACCTTCGATTACCTTACGGAAGCTGATTTCCGCGGCTCGACGGTCGGCCAGTGCGGCTTCCCGCTGGTGGATTGCACCTCGACCGACCGCTCTTCGCTGACCGCCTATACGCTGCTTGCCAACGCCTATGTCGACCTCGGCACCTACGGCTATGTGACGCCCTATGTCGGCGCCGGTATCGGTGGTTCGTACGTCAAGTGGAAGAACCTGCGCAACGTTGCCTGCGCCGATGACGGAAGTTTCTGCGACGACGAAGTCACCCATGGCGGCAGGGGCAGCTGGCGCTTCACCTACGCTCTCATGGCCGGCGCCTCGGTCGACGTCACCTGCAACTTCAAGGCCGATGTCGGCTACCGCTACCTGCACATCGATGGCGGCAACATGTTCGGCTATGCCGAAAATGGCGGTCCGGGCCGCGACAGGGGCCTCAGTGCCCATGAAGTCCGCGTTGGTGGCCGCTACCTCTTCGGCGGTTGCGCCCAGGCGAGTTATGAGCCGCCGCCGGAAATCCCGCTGCAGCAGCCGGTCTACAAGTAA
- the glmM gene encoding phosphoglucosamine mutase — MKRRYFGTDGIRGQSNVFPMTPDLAMRVGIAAGTIFRRGNHRHRVVIGKDTRLSGYMLENAMVAGFTAAGLDAFILGPIPTPAVAMLTRSLRCDIGVMISASHNPYEDNGIKLFGPDGYKLSDDIEAEIEDLLEKDLNAQLAKSDDIGRAKRVDGVHDRYIEHAKRTLPRDVTLQGLRIAIDCANGAAYKVAPAVLWELGADVVTIGNEPNGTNINLNCGSTSPVALQKKVDEVRADIGIALDGDADRVIIIDENGSIVDGDQLMAVIAESWAESQQLRGNGIVATVMSNLGLERFLDERGMALARTKVGDRYVVEHMRQHNYNVGGEQSGHIVLSDYGTTGDGLVAALQILAAVKRTGRTVSEVCRRFEPVPQLLRNVRISGGKPLEDIQVQKAIADAEAELAKTGRLVIRPSGTEPLIRVMAEGDDRAQIERIVNELIGTISNVRTAA, encoded by the coding sequence ATGAAAAGACGCTATTTCGGTACGGATGGCATTCGCGGTCAATCCAACGTCTTCCCGATGACGCCGGATCTCGCGATGCGGGTCGGCATCGCCGCCGGCACGATCTTCCGCCGCGGCAATCATCGCCATCGCGTCGTCATCGGCAAGGATACGCGCCTTTCCGGCTATATGCTTGAGAATGCGATGGTCGCGGGCTTCACGGCGGCCGGCCTCGATGCCTTCATTCTCGGCCCGATCCCGACGCCTGCCGTCGCCATGCTGACACGCTCTCTGCGCTGCGATATCGGCGTGATGATCTCGGCTTCGCACAATCCTTACGAGGATAACGGCATCAAGCTGTTCGGCCCTGATGGCTACAAGCTTTCCGATGATATCGAAGCCGAGATCGAGGATCTGCTCGAAAAGGATCTGAACGCGCAACTTGCCAAATCCGACGATATCGGCCGCGCCAAGCGCGTTGACGGCGTTCACGACCGTTATATCGAACATGCCAAGCGGACCCTGCCGCGCGACGTGACCCTGCAGGGTCTGAGGATCGCGATCGATTGCGCGAACGGCGCCGCCTATAAGGTGGCCCCTGCCGTGCTCTGGGAACTCGGCGCCGATGTCGTCACCATCGGCAACGAACCGAACGGCACGAACATCAATCTCAATTGCGGCTCTACCAGCCCGGTCGCGCTGCAGAAGAAGGTCGACGAGGTGCGTGCCGATATCGGCATCGCGCTCGACGGCGATGCGGACCGCGTCATCATCATCGATGAGAACGGTTCGATCGTCGATGGTGACCAGCTCATGGCCGTCATTGCCGAGAGCTGGGCGGAGAGCCAACAGCTGCGCGGCAATGGCATCGTCGCCACCGTAATGTCCAACCTTGGTCTCGAGCGCTTCCTCGACGAGCGCGGCATGGCGCTTGCCCGCACGAAAGTCGGCGACCGCTACGTCGTCGAGCATATGCGCCAGCACAATTACAATGTCGGCGGCGAGCAGTCCGGCCATATCGTGCTCTCAGATTACGGCACAACCGGAGACGGTCTCGTCGCCGCGCTGCAGATCCTTGCCGCCGTCAAGCGCACCGGCCGCACTGTCAGCGAGGTCTGCCGCCGTTTCGAGCCGGTGCCGCAGCTGCTGCGCAACGTCCGCATTAGCGGCGGCAAACCGCTCGAAGATATTCAGGTGCAGAAGGCAATCGCCGACGCCGAAGCCGAGCTTGCCAAGACCGGCCGGCTCGTCATCCGCCCCTCCGGCACGGAGCCGCTGATCCGTGTCATGGCCGAGGGCGACGACCGCGCCCAGATCGAGCGCATCGTCAACGAGCTGATCGGCACGATTTCGAACGTTCGCACCGCTGCCTGA
- the ftsH gene encoding ATP-dependent zinc metalloprotease FtsH, giving the protein MNPNLRNFALWAIIALLLIALFSMFQTAPAQTGSRDIPYSQFLREVDAGRVKEVVVTGNRVSGSYVENGTTFQTYSPVIDDSLLDRLQQKNVLVSARPETDGSSGFLSYLGTLLPMLLILGVWLFFMRQMQGGSRGAMGFGKSKAKLLTEAHGRVTFDDVAGVDEAKQDLEEIVEFLRDPQKFQRLGGKIPRGVLLVGPPGTGKTLLARSVAGEANVPFFTISGSDFVEMFVGVGASRVRDMFEQAKKNAPCIIFIDEIDAVGRHRGAGLGGGNDEREQTLNQLLVEMDGFEANEGVILIAATNRPDVLDPALLRPGRFDRQVVVPNPDIVGRERILKVHARNVPLAPNVDLKVLARGTPGFSGADLMNLVNEAALMAARRNKRVVTMQEFEDAKDKIMMGAERRSSAMTEAEKKLTAYHEAGHAITALNVAVADPLHKATIIPRGRALGMVMQLPEGDRYSMSYKWMVSRLCIMMGGRVAEELTFGKENITSGASSDIEQATKLARAMVTQWGFSDQLGQVAYGENQQEVFLGHSVSQSKNVSEATAQKIDNEVRRLIDEAYTQARTILTEKHDEFVALAEGLLEYETLTGEEIKALIRGEKPSRDLGDDSPPSRGSAVPKAGARPATKGDEPEGGLEPQPH; this is encoded by the coding sequence ATGAACCCTAACTTACGTAATTTTGCCTTGTGGGCGATCATCGCGCTTCTGCTGATTGCCCTGTTCAGTATGTTTCAGACGGCGCCGGCGCAGACGGGCTCCCGCGATATCCCTTATTCGCAGTTTCTGCGTGAGGTCGATGCGGGCCGCGTGAAGGAAGTCGTGGTCACGGGCAACCGTGTCTCCGGAAGCTATGTTGAAAACGGCACCACCTTTCAGACCTATTCGCCTGTCATCGACGACAGCCTGCTCGATCGCCTGCAGCAGAAGAATGTTCTGGTTTCCGCCCGTCCCGAAACGGATGGTTCTTCGGGTTTTTTGAGCTATCTCGGCACATTGCTGCCGATGCTTCTCATTCTCGGCGTCTGGCTGTTCTTCATGCGGCAGATGCAGGGCGGCTCGCGCGGCGCGATGGGTTTCGGCAAGTCGAAGGCGAAGCTTCTGACCGAAGCGCATGGCCGCGTCACCTTTGACGACGTCGCCGGCGTCGACGAGGCCAAGCAGGATCTCGAAGAAATCGTCGAATTCCTGCGCGATCCGCAGAAATTCCAACGTCTCGGCGGCAAGATCCCGCGCGGCGTGCTGCTCGTCGGCCCTCCGGGTACCGGCAAAACGCTGCTCGCCCGCTCGGTCGCCGGCGAGGCCAACGTGCCCTTCTTCACGATTTCCGGCTCCGACTTCGTCGAAATGTTCGTCGGCGTCGGTGCAAGCCGTGTGCGCGACATGTTCGAGCAGGCGAAGAAGAACGCGCCCTGCATCATCTTCATCGACGAAATCGACGCCGTCGGCCGCCATCGCGGCGCCGGCCTCGGCGGCGGCAATGACGAACGTGAGCAGACACTGAACCAGCTGCTGGTCGAGATGGACGGCTTCGAGGCAAATGAAGGCGTGATCCTGATCGCCGCCACCAACCGTCCCGACGTTCTCGATCCGGCGCTGCTGCGTCCGGGCCGTTTCGACCGTCAGGTCGTGGTGCCGAATCCGGATATCGTCGGCCGCGAGCGCATCCTCAAGGTGCATGCCCGCAACGTCCCGCTGGCGCCGAATGTCGATCTCAAGGTTCTCGCCCGCGGCACGCCCGGTTTCTCCGGCGCCGACCTGATGAACCTGGTCAACGAAGCCGCCCTCATGGCCGCCCGCCGCAACAAGCGCGTCGTCACCATGCAGGAATTCGAGGACGCCAAGGACAAGATCATGATGGGCGCCGAGCGCCGCTCCTCGGCGATGACCGAGGCGGAAAAGAAGCTCACCGCCTATCACGAAGCCGGTCACGCCATTACCGCGCTCAATGTCGCCGTCGCCGATCCGCTGCACAAGGCAACGATCATCCCGCGCGGCCGTGCGCTCGGTATGGTCATGCAGCTTCCCGAGGGCGACCGCTACTCGATGAGCTACAAGTGGATGGTTTCGCGCCTCTGCATCATGATGGGCGGCCGTGTTGCTGAAGAGCTCACCTTCGGCAAGGAGAACATCACCTCGGGCGCTTCCTCCGACATCGAGCAGGCGACCAAGCTGGCCCGCGCCATGGTCACCCAGTGGGGCTTTTCCGACCAGCTCGGCCAGGTCGCCTATGGCGAGAACCAGCAGGAGGTCTTCCTTGGTCACTCGGTTTCGCAGTCGAAGAACGTTTCGGAAGCGACCGCCCAGAAAATCGACAACGAAGTGCGCCGTCTGATCGACGAGGCCTATACCCAGGCCCGCACGATCCTGACGGAAAAGCACGACGAATTCGTAGCCCTTGCCGAAGGTCTGCTCGAATACGAGACGCTGACCGGCGAAGAGATCAAGGCGCTGATCCGCGGCGAGAAGCCGTCGCGCGATCTCGGTGATGATTCGCCGCCAAGCCGCGGCTCGGCGGTTCCGAAGGCCGGCGCGCGACCCGCCACCAAGGGCGACGAGCCCGAGGGGGGCCTCGAACCGCAGCCGCATTGA
- the mnmA gene encoding tRNA 2-thiouridine(34) synthase MnmA, translating to MNTLDFDKKPEETRVVVAMSGGVDSSVVAGLLKQQGYDVLGITLQLYDHGAAVHRAGSCCAGQDIDDARRVCETLGIPHYVLDYEKRFRETVINPFAESYVAGETPIPCVSCNQTVKFADLLATAKELGADALATGHYIRSRPNPSPEHPGRRALFRPADADRDQSYFLFATTQEQIDYLRFPLGGLPKAETRRLAEEMGLVVAKKADSQDICFVPQGKYSDIITKLKPNAALAGEIVHLDGRVLGSHEGILHFTIGQRRGIGIATGEPLYVVYLDARSRRVIVGPKEALETHRVYLRDVNWLGDETLAQAASGDGFACYAKVRSTRAPAPAVLHADATGTYVDLTVGEAGIAPGQACALYSAPGDDARVFGGGFIERSEREPSAEASLKALLASPVAA from the coding sequence TTGAACACACTGGATTTTGATAAGAAGCCGGAAGAGACCCGTGTTGTCGTCGCCATGTCGGGCGGCGTCGATTCCTCCGTCGTGGCCGGCCTTCTCAAGCAGCAGGGTTACGACGTGCTCGGCATCACCCTGCAGCTCTACGATCATGGCGCCGCTGTTCACCGTGCCGGCTCCTGCTGCGCCGGCCAGGATATCGACGACGCCCGCCGTGTCTGCGAAACGCTCGGCATTCCGCATTATGTGCTCGACTATGAGAAGCGCTTTCGCGAAACGGTGATCAATCCTTTCGCGGAAAGCTATGTAGCCGGCGAGACGCCGATCCCCTGCGTCTCCTGCAACCAGACCGTTAAGTTCGCCGATCTCCTGGCGACGGCCAAGGAGCTCGGCGCCGATGCGCTGGCGACGGGTCACTATATCCGTTCGCGGCCGAACCCATCGCCGGAACACCCCGGTCGTCGCGCACTTTTCCGCCCGGCCGATGCCGACCGCGACCAGAGCTATTTCCTCTTCGCCACGACGCAGGAGCAGATCGACTATCTCCGCTTTCCCCTGGGCGGCCTGCCGAAGGCCGAGACCCGCCGGCTTGCCGAAGAGATGGGCCTCGTCGTTGCCAAGAAGGCCGACAGCCAGGACATCTGCTTCGTGCCGCAGGGCAAATATTCCGACATCATCACCAAGCTGAAGCCGAATGCGGCGCTCGCCGGCGAAATCGTTCATCTCGACGGCCGCGTGCTCGGAAGCCATGAGGGCATCCTGCACTTCACGATCGGCCAGCGCCGCGGCATCGGCATCGCCACCGGCGAGCCGCTCTACGTCGTCTATCTCGACGCGCGTTCGCGCCGCGTCATCGTCGGGCCGAAGGAGGCGCTGGAAACCCACCGCGTCTATCTGCGCGACGTCAATTGGCTGGGGGACGAGACGCTCGCGCAGGCCGCTTCCGGCGACGGCTTTGCCTGCTATGCCAAGGTCCGCTCGACTCGGGCACCGGCGCCTGCCGTGCTACATGCTGACGCGACGGGCACCTATGTCGATCTGACGGTCGGCGAGGCGGGCATTGCGCCTGGCCAGGCCTGCGCGCTTTATTCCGCGCCCGGCGACGACGCCCGCGTCTTCGGCGGCGGCTTCATCGAGCGATCCGAGCGCGAACCCTCCGCGGAAGCCTCGCTCAAGGCCCTGTTGGCCAGCCCCGTTGCCGCCTGA
- the tilS gene encoding tRNA lysidine(34) synthetase TilS — MSPEATSPQQAILKFLASIRSPARILVAISGGSDSTGLLLLLDEAVKAAPHLEISLCAATVDHGLRAGSTDEARHVAALCASLGISHTIATWQGDKPKTGIMAAAREARYGLLAETAAALRADLIVTGHTLDDQYETLRMRGLRTEQISSGIADALLFDRRFWILRPLLFSRRADIRSFLRARDVPWIEDPSNEDVRYERVRMRRQINADAVAENDIRAAWEQRLALSSRGAEWLDRHFRLHGGLLGQVLPDGLRKDSAVLNYAFGRLTAVFGGQPFVPGRAHMERLLTFAAGREPGRMTVGRVVFDLRRDGLYLARESRGILPLVLRPGEAGVWDGRFCVKNGLTTSIEVETLAASLGSSPMTEMRGDHFERLPKAAWKRAIASAPALSSEGDHLSPQSAEAVEMTRYFAPFDRFLTRFDFIFADRLSAVFAMAPYAGLPLRSIDGKTI, encoded by the coding sequence ATGTCTCCGGAAGCCACATCGCCTCAACAGGCGATCCTTAAGTTTCTTGCATCGATTCGCAGTCCCGCGCGTATTCTCGTCGCGATCTCCGGCGGCAGCGATTCCACCGGCCTGCTTCTCCTCCTTGACGAAGCCGTGAAGGCCGCGCCCCATCTTGAAATTTCGCTCTGCGCCGCTACCGTCGATCACGGGCTGCGCGCCGGCTCTACAGACGAGGCGCGCCATGTCGCAGCCCTTTGCGCATCGCTTGGCATTTCCCATACGATCGCGACCTGGCAGGGCGACAAGCCGAAAACCGGAATCATGGCCGCTGCTCGCGAGGCCCGCTACGGCCTTCTGGCCGAGACAGCGGCCGCGCTCAGAGCCGATCTCATCGTCACCGGCCATACGCTCGACGACCAATACGAAACATTGCGGATGCGCGGGCTGCGAACGGAACAGATTTCGAGCGGTATTGCCGATGCGCTGCTCTTCGACCGGCGTTTCTGGATTTTACGCCCGCTTCTTTTTTCCAGACGGGCGGATATTCGCTCCTTCCTACGGGCGCGGGACGTGCCTTGGATCGAGGATCCCAGCAATGAGGATGTGAGATACGAGCGGGTGCGGATGCGCCGGCAGATTAATGCCGACGCCGTCGCAGAGAACGATATTCGTGCGGCCTGGGAGCAGCGGCTCGCTTTGTCGTCGAGGGGAGCCGAATGGCTGGATCGCCATTTCAGGCTTCACGGCGGACTGCTCGGGCAGGTGCTGCCCGATGGGTTGCGGAAGGACAGCGCCGTTCTCAACTATGCTTTCGGCCGCCTGACGGCTGTGTTCGGCGGACAGCCGTTTGTGCCGGGGAGGGCACATATGGAGCGACTTCTCACATTTGCCGCAGGCAGAGAGCCAGGGCGGATGACAGTCGGCAGAGTGGTGTTCGATCTCAGGCGTGACGGGCTTTATTTGGCGCGCGAAAGTCGGGGGATTTTGCCCCTGGTGCTGCGGCCGGGAGAGGCTGGGGTTTGGGATGGAAGGTTTTGTGTGAAGAATGGGTTAACCACGTCGATCGAGGTGGAGACCCTTGCCGCATCCCTCGGATCAAGTCCGATGACAGAAATGAGGGGAGATCATTTCGAGCGCTTGCCGAAGGCGGCATGGAAACGCGCAATCGCCTCGGCGCCTGCCTTATCCTCAGAAGGAGACCATTTATCTCCGCAATCCGCTGAGGCAGTCGAAATGACGCGCTATTTCGCGCCGTTCGACCGCTTTTTGACACGATTTGATTTCATCTTTGCCGATAGGCTTTCGGCAGTTTTTGCGATGGCGCCCTATGCGGGGCTGCCTTTAAGAAGTATTGACGGAAAAACCATCTGA
- a CDS encoding phosphoserine transaminase, translating into MAKTAKPDIRPHNTHFSSGPCSKRPGWSLDALSDAALGRSHRAKVGKAKLKQAIDLTREVLEVPADYRIGIVPASDTGAVEMALWSLLGERGVDMLAWESFGAGWVTDVVKQLKLKDVRKLEAGYGELPDLSAVDFDRDVVFTWNGTTSGVRVANADFIPADRKGLTICDATSAAFAQQLDFAKLDVVTFSWQKVLGGEGAHGVIILSPRAVERLTTYTPAWPLPKIFRLTSGGKLTEGIFQGETINTPSMLCVEDYIDALLWAKELGGLKALIARADANAKVIHDFVAANDWIANLAVKAETASNTSVCLKIVDKDITALDGDGQADFAKGLVGLLEKEGVAYDIGHYRDAPSGLRIWAGATIEASDMQKLMPWLSWAFETQKAQLAQAAA; encoded by the coding sequence ATGGCGAAGACCGCAAAGCCGGACATCCGTCCGCACAATACCCATTTCTCTTCTGGCCCCTGCTCGAAGCGCCCCGGTTGGTCGCTCGACGCCCTTTCCGACGCGGCTCTTGGCCGTTCGCACCGCGCGAAGGTCGGCAAGGCCAAGCTCAAGCAGGCCATCGACCTTACCCGTGAAGTTCTCGAGGTGCCGGCGGATTACCGCATCGGCATCGTGCCGGCCTCCGATACCGGCGCCGTTGAAATGGCGCTCTGGTCGCTGCTCGGCGAACGCGGCGTCGACATGCTCGCCTGGGAAAGCTTCGGCGCCGGCTGGGTCACCGATGTCGTCAAGCAGCTGAAGCTCAAGGATGTGCGCAAGCTTGAAGCCGGCTACGGCGAGCTTCCCGATCTTTCTGCCGTCGATTTCGACCGCGACGTCGTCTTCACCTGGAACGGCACGACCTCGGGCGTGCGCGTTGCGAACGCCGATTTCATCCCGGCTGACCGCAAGGGCCTGACGATCTGCGATGCCACCTCGGCCGCCTTCGCGCAGCAGCTCGATTTCGCCAAGCTCGATGTCGTCACCTTCTCCTGGCAGAAGGTTCTGGGCGGCGAGGGCGCGCACGGCGTCATCATTCTCTCGCCGCGCGCCGTTGAGCGTCTCACCACCTACACGCCGGCCTGGCCGCTGCCGAAGATCTTCCGCCTGACCTCGGGCGGCAAGCTGACGGAAGGCATCTTCCAGGGCGAAACGATCAACACGCCGTCGATGCTTTGCGTCGAGGACTATATCGATGCGCTGCTCTGGGCCAAGGAGCTCGGCGGCCTCAAGGCGCTGATCGCGCGCGCCGATGCCAATGCCAAGGTCATCCACGATTTCGTCGCGGCAAACGACTGGATCGCCAATCTCGCCGTTAAGGCGGAAACGGCTTCCAACACCTCCGTCTGCTTGAAGATTGTCGACAAGGACATCACGGCGCTCGACGGCGACGGCCAGGCCGATTTCGCCAAGGGTCTCGTCGGTCTCCTCGAAAAGGAGGGTGTCGCCTATGACATCGGCCATTACCGCGACGCGCCGTCAGGCCTGCGCATCTGGGCCGGTGCTACGATCGAGGCATCCGACATGCAGAAGCTGATGCCGTGGCTTTCCTGGGCCTTCGAGACGCAGAAGGCGCAGCTCGCTCAGGCGGCCGCCTGA